The DNA sequence tatattttgcacggaaaaaatatattttgaaaaacacgaatatgattgtttgttgttatggtaagagaaataaaagaaacattaacaaaataaaaaaaaataacaaactgaaaaaaaaaattgaaaagggagggatcggtatgaagagAGCGACTTTTTTGGATAATAATCGCTATTATTTTAGCGATTATCTCCTTGAAGTATCGCTATAAAAgaaccgatcgtatcattttatatttttttttctttttccattgaatagctatagtagagtaaaatagtaatcacaatgcaaagtatcaacctaacaacaaaaagtCCTGACACATGGAGTCCTATTAAtggacctaaataaaaaaataactaaaaattggactaatgtaattgttaggccataaaattgggaaatgaatcatttccggatctcttccaccaaatccacccaatcacCTAATTCGGACCCTTGAAATATATGTGAATGCCCACATAAAGAAAACAACCACTTATGGCTAAGGGTGGAAAGTGGAAGAATAGAAGTCAAAATTATATTGCTTAAATAGtagaagtttggtttttattgttttggtgtGTAAGCATTTTACATGCATTAAAAGAGACGTATACTTGTATCGTATGGGTAGTACAAAAAGATGAAATGTTTTTCTCATTTGTCCCTCTCTACGTTCATTTCTCTTATCTAAtactagtgaagaaaataaacaaaataatacatGGCTCCCATTTCACTTCAATTTCTAACAACTCtgataatatatataggtacgcatcatctgataataacatgtttccaaatgctcaaggtaatcattatcttgaatctgtcaaagctccaaaagactccaaaacaaaactaTCGAACACTCTAATGCtttagcacattcaatcatatatattaaacattagcccgttctatcaactatatttttctctcaagtgaggcataaatatatatatatatatatatatatatatatatatatattatacagcCCTTTATAACCAATTATATCTTGGGATACTAAACCTAGttagaaactttttttttatttttttattttagttttacatatattaaaataaacggttaaatggGCACCCATTTATAACCACCCATTTAAATTTGACGAGTAAAtagttatacccataaccgtttatttatctaaacggttacctGTAACCGTAACCGTCAAATTTAAATGAGCGGATAACTGTGGTTACCCATAACTAATGggtatttgcccatccctaggtACAACAATGAGAACCGAAAGGCTCTACAAGGTAATATAGAGGCATACAGTAGCCTTTTAGAGACTAAGGTTCACACCATTTGTCTTTCCTCTGCCATCCATCCGGGAAGCAGCCAACTATATTTACTTCGTGGAAAATGGATGTAAAGGGCTTTGCCTCACCCCTCCTTGCCCTCAGCATACTTTGATTCCACTTCGCGTGCAGCGCCAGTGATATTGGAGACAAATAatgattttaaaattcaaatgaacTTCTTAACTACCATTATTTGTTATTTGGTGACTCCCATAAGAGAGTAAGCTAAACTTTGTCAAGAGAATATCACATAATATCTCTGAATTTATATGATGAAGAAAAAAGGCGAATGGTGTGAATCGGCATGCTCTTCAAGGTAACtatatgaaaaaggaaaaatctaGATTGGCAGTTTGAAAATATTGTAGGCATAAATTTGTGCAGGGCTGCTCTCCTAAGGTCCTCTTTTAAAGGATTTGTGAGGACCTCTTTTATATAAACCATTAGATTAATCCAACGGTAGCAAAACTGAAGAGGTTATATTATGCTGTTACAcctaaacaaaatgaaacacaaaaaacgttgcaaaaaaaaaaaaaaaaatgaaacacaaaaaaaaaggttttgttGTCAGATTTCGCAGAAATTATAGAACCAATATTCGAAATCGAAACGATAGAGTTATCGAGTCAAAGAAGCAACGAAGAGTACCATAACTAGCCTTAATTTGTACAACAATAATAGTCAGGCTACATAATTTGGTAAATCCACCACCACCCCCCTTTCCTTGATCGAGGCAGATCCAAATTGTGaaggttttttcttttcctccttttattttctgtttaattgTAATCCATAACAGAATTCTGTTGTGCCTTagctgattatcttcaccaacatacaaacccacagttgaatagtttaaaatacaagaaataaagacaccgagaaatcggttcggcaaaaacctgcctacgtcatcggagagatattgctctttactatgagaaaaacagtacaagttacacatgatttaaatcgacataacccaatcccatatcccttatACACCCACTCAcaaaattttcccaagagcctcactctaccccaagagttctttcacaagagatctttcactctagctctcttgatttctctctcacccgtgcccatggtagagccaaatgctctcaccatctctttggatgcttttctCTTCATCCGTTCCTTCTCCTTTGGCAaggcatttaaataaaaaacaacctcttttcttctcctcctttcttccacccgaaagccaaataattatggctttgaaaaagccacaaaacaaggagcaaattaagccacaaaacaagccacaaaacaaggaaacataatcctcatcatgatgttccctcatcaatattgttttgtttcctagcctaatttggccactatccaacaaaTTCTAGATGCAATGCAATGCGAGATCGATCGATGGATGTGAAAGATTTGAGATTAATTAAGGAAGAAGGATTAGGGAAGAATGAATGCCAGAAATGACATAAACAAGAAAGAAGAGGAGAGGGAAGGGAAGACGAGGGAAAAGAAGACATGGCTGCTCTTCCAAGTCTAAGGATCCTGCAAAATCTGAAATCGCGGCCTATTCTCCTCCAACCTACGTAATCTGAAGTCGTGAACCCTGTTTTTTTGGAGTTTCATTTCGTTTAGGTATAAGAGGATTATATAATCTTATTAGTTTTGCTACCGTTAGATTAATTTGATGGCTCATATAAAAGGGGTACTCACAAGTCCTGCAAAAGAGGAACTTAGATAGCAACTCTATAAATTTGTGTGTGTTGTCTTTTTGTCGATGTGATATCAAGTTTTGACACAACGTatctggttttgtttttcgCACATGTTTGACAATGACTCATTGTTATCTTTACATTAATTACTTAACGTTGAAAAGAATCTATATGAATTAATTGAAATGGATATTACACGCaaagtaatgctagggagactaagtttgtagactaaattttgtaaactaaatgacatgtaaGTTggtgattagattattacttaatcattgataaacgtgctcatttacTATTGATGACACCTCATTTGGTTTGctaatttagtctacaaatttagtttccctaacattactcttacaCGCAtatctgattttgttttttctcaCTTGTTTGACAATGAGTCGTTGttatatttacattaattacTTGACATTGAAAGAAATCTATACGAATTAATGGAGATGAATATGACACACATCTTTTGTGAAGAGATTCAATGTacgaaaaaaataagaaaataagaaagaaaaaatttgaCGAAATTTATTATTAGCATAAGATccgtaaataaataaataaaacatctttagaaaaaaaaaacccaactttCTCCGTgtcactcattttttttttatagaaatgattTTTAGACATCCTTATTAGCTTCTCACataattaaccctcttttttattgaatattttTCGAATAATGCCAGAAGCTTGTCCATGCTCGCTGGTTTTTCACAAAGAATCCAAACCGAGGACAATGACAGTAACCGTAAAATACTCACAAGAGAAGAAGAGTCGAAAGCAAGTGCTTTTAGAATCTCAAAAAGACTTTAGAATCCCCATGTTTCATGACGCATCTAAGCATCCTGAAACATATTTTTCCATCCCCAGTGATTTGTTTGATGGTGGTCTAACTAAAACTGCAGGCGAAATGATCTTCACTGCGTTCAAAACGCCCTCTTTCAAtgagtttctgtttcttttatGCGTACACACATGCATatccaaggaaaaaaaaatgatgcgaCTGTGTAGGGTGTAGAGAACAAAGGAATGAAGGAAAGTGAAGAAAACCATCACCTGAAATACATATACAGAAAGGAGGTAAAGCGAATTTGATTATGCTAACAGCATTTGgctcatctttctttctttctttgtttttttgtttttttgttacaaAGGGGACAAAAGTCCAGTTAACACACTAACAACAACTAATCTTGACCTAATTATTAAGAAGGCCATTACAGACAAACAACTAACTAATGTTGATTGAGGATTGATCAATCCTCAATCAAGGTGATATCCATTCTGCTCCGATTATCTATCACTTCATGCTTCTTGGTCCATGGTTTTCCGGACTGATCATAGTAGATCGCATAAGGGGATAATGTGGAGGCTTACCCTGTAGAGCCGACCAGTTAGCATCATGACCCTTTCCTCTATGATCCAGCCGGGAAGTAGCCAGCTGTAGTTAGCATTGGTGTTGTCATGGAGGGTCGACGTAAAGGGCTTTGCCCCACGCCTCCTTGCCCTCAGAGTCTCCTTAGCTTCAACAATTTGTGCTGTCGCCAATGACATTGGCGACAAGCAGTTGTTTTCAAATTGATATTCAACTTGAGCTTGAGCAACGTTGTATGCCATTTCCGGCCCGTGACTTCaagcttcttctttttttttttctcactcttTTTCCTGGGTGAAGACTTGAAGTCCTTAGCAGCCTATGATGATGGTGATATGTACATCTGGTAAATCATTGATTCGATCATTAAAAAATGCGTACAAGTCAAATTCTCCAAAGCCCTCATCACATTCCCCTTCACCATGGTCATCAGATGTCTCAAAACCTTGCATCATGTTCTTGATGTAAATAAAAAcctaaagaaattaaaaatcaatatagTCTATCTTGTTTGTAAACACATACGAAATACACTTGTCTTGGGTTCTTTTTATAGATGAAGTGGAAGGATCTTGAACATCAATTTTGAAAATACGGTGGGCGTAAAACTGTGTGTGCAAAACTATGTGCACAAAACTGTGTGCGCCTTTTAAGTGTGATATGCCTTGTTTGCCTTCTGTCCTTCAAACCCATTTAACAATTGTCCATTCTTATCTTTATATTAATTGCTCGATATCAAAAGGAATCTTTACAAATTAACTCAAACAGATGTGAGACGCGTTTTGAAATGTGACATTATTATTCATAAATATACATATTTTGTGTAATGGCTTCCACATGAGTTAATTCTAGTAACGTGTCTCATGGCTTTCATTCATCATTCTTTTGCCCGAGCTAGGATGCAAAAGTCTGCATCACTCTTCACTATACGCGGGCTCTGTTGGGCTTTCACGTGAACTTAAGACCttgagtttggtttttttttatttttttttttatttttatttcctgACTTGGTTGGCTTACTAGGGAAAAGGAAAAACTAGGTCTAGTCTCTCTCAAACTCACATGTGAACTTCAAAGATTGTGAGCCTAGATCTTTGGGCTCTCAAGCATCCCAAAGTCTTCCATAATCTTGACTCCTTGTAGGCCCGATAAATTTTTGTAATCATCCACACCACAATTCACTAGGCAAGCCCCAACGTGTCACTTGAGCTCATTTTAGTGTGAATAGTACGTAGTTAGTGTGATCGAGCTTGTCATGATGAATATGCATGGATTTATATGGGCATGCCATAACTTATACAAATGTCTGGTTTATTTATCACAGCGTGACATGGTTGCAAATATTTTCCTTTCTAGGTTCCAcacatttgcatgcatttaggCTTGACTTGGAGCTTGTATCACAATCGGGCCTTGAAATTTAATTGAGTTTGCATGTGACATTTTTTAGCCTCAATACATAAGATATTACAAAATTCAAATGTGActatcaaaaaccaaaaactacatCTTTAAACGATATGCTGTGTGAAATATATATCATAGAGCtagaaaaaacagaaaatacaGACAACCAATCAAACCTATATGTGATCCAGCGCcttcaagaaaacaaagaaaacaccaAGCTCGACGTTTTGCACTAACAATCTCGTTGTTCCATTTTTAAAAGAGGCAAATGCCTTATCATTCAAGTATATGTACAAGGTATAAACTCCTTTCTGACATAATTTGTATACATGTGATTTATGTGGTGTCAAACACACCAAATTCACCATAGTCACAATCTAAGTGAAAACAAGTTGAATAGTTTGCATGTCAACCATTTGCCATATTCTTTAAGAAGAATGAACTCGACCAATTAAAATATATGTGCATGCAACTGCTTAAACTTGGTGTTAATCAcagtttatttcttttttgaCTTAAATTTCCTTGAACATCCTATTTCTTTTCGTTCAATAAAACTATATTGCTCTTATTTCTCAAAGCTAGCATTGaattaaaaccaaaaaccatATAGACAACCAGAGTCATCGCAATTCGGGCTAGAAAATTATTAAACCCTAATTAGAAACTTTCTTTCTTGATGCCTTGCAGAAAAATAATAAGAGTAGGTGCTTTGCATTCTTGGTGTGCTAAATGCGTGCCGACCTGTGTGTTCTTGGACATTAACCCTCAGCCTCTCGTTTTTTACATAAGTTACAAACCGCGCAAAGATACTCGAACATGTCAGTTTATTGCCTTCcagggaaaaaaagaagaaaacaaaaaaacaacaaaatcagtGTGTGTAAGGGTAAAGATAGagagactaaaattttaaattaaattttgtaaactaaatgacataggagctgataattggattattatttaaatgttcATTAATGTGTTTACTTTTTATtaatgacatatcatttagtttgtaaatttagttcaAAAAATTTAGTTCCCTTAGCTTttaaacaattatttttgtatCATTTAGACAATTATTTTTGTGGACACGGTGGCTACTCAGGAAAATTAGGTCAAAATGTTGAGGAATGTTATAgatattaaatttgtagaccaaatttgcaagcCAAATAATTTGTTACCAATAGAAAATTAGTACGTTTATCAACATTtactaataatccaatcatcaacttttatgctatttaatttacaaaattttatttataagtttagtctccttaacattaatTCCAAAAAGTTTGGTTCGGTTCACACTTTGGATATTTTGGAACATCGAATTTTGAAGATGCTTTGTTCActgtgttttaattttaaacgTGTGGAATAAAGAGATAAAGTTCTCAATGAACACGTTGAAATATGGACACACACTTCTGATTAAACTAGTAACAGTGTTTTGTTATTTCCACGTGATAACATGTCCATATAGATAATCTATTCGTCTTAAGGTAGTTATTTTAAGGTTTTGATGTGTAATAAAGAGATCAAGTTCAACCTCATAATTAAGCATACATCAAGAAAATTCAACAGGATTTAGCAGTGAATATAAATCACAAATGAAATTGATATTTGACCAACTACAGGTCACAATCCCATTGTCCATTATCTTCTTATTTCCTAGCCTCGGTTTCTTTCCCCTTCCCCACTATAAATACTTGACCGCCGACACCCCAATCCCACaaaggaaaaggagaaaatcTAACTTCTcccaaaacaccaccacaaaaatgaaaagaaaaacaaccatGGCTACCACCAAGCTTCTCCTCTCCCTTCTCCTCCTCGTTCAGCTCGCCGCCACTGCCTACTCCATCGGCGTAAACTACGGTACTCTCGCCGACAACCTCCCGCCCCCGGCCCAAGTCGCCAACTTCCTCAAAACACAAACCAACATCGACGCCGTCAAAATCTTCGACGCCAACCCCGACATCATCAAGGCCTTCGCCAACTCCAACATCTCCTTGACTATCACCGTCCCCAACAGCGAGATCCCAAGCCTCACCAAGCTCCGCACTGCTCGCCTTTGGATCATTGATCACGTCAAGCCGTTTTACCCTGCAAGCAAAATCAAGTACATTGGCATGGGAAACGAGGTCCTTCACTGGGGGGACGATGCTCTCAAGTCGAGCCTCGTCCCTGCCATGAAGACTTTGAACAACGCTTTGGTCCTCGAGGGGATTAAAGACGTCAAAGTCTCCACCCCTCACTCGCTCGGAATCATGTTGGCCTCCGAACCCCCCAGCATGGGCAGGTTCAGACCGGAAGTGATTCCAATTCTGACCCAAATGCTCCGGTTCTGTAGCCAAACCAAATCGCCTTTCATGGTCAATCCGTATCCGTACTTCGGGTGGTCACCCGAAAGGGAGAACTACGCTCTTTTCGGACCAAACGAGGGAGTGCACGATAAATTCACCGGCAAGTTTTACACTAACATGTTCGATGGGTTGCTGGACGCGGTTTACTCAGCTGCCAAGGCAATCGGGTTCAGTGACGTGAACTTGATTGCAGCCGAGACCGGTTGGCCTTCGGC is a window from the Pyrus communis chromosome 16, drPyrComm1.1, whole genome shotgun sequence genome containing:
- the LOC137719486 gene encoding glucan endo-1,3-beta-glucosidase-like isoform X1; its protein translation is MKRKTTMATTKLLLSLLLLVQLAATAYSIGVNYGTLADNLPPPAQVANFLKTQTNIDAVKIFDANPDIIKAFANSNISLTITVPNSEIPSLTKLRTARLWIIDHVKPFYPASKIKYIGMGNEVLHWGDDALKSSLVPAMKTLNNALVLEGIKDVKVSTPHSLGIMLASEPPSMGRFRPEVIPILTQMLRFCSQTKSPFMVNPYPYFGWSPERENYALFGPNEGVHDKFTGKFYTNMFDGLLDAVYSAAKAIGFSDVNLIAAETGWPSACEFPVCSVQNAVDYNGNLIKHVESGKGTPLMPNRKFETYIFALFNENQKPGPAAEKNWGLFKPDMTPVYNAGVMRNQQGGATPEPTMKIPTQPSTPAAPKSGKQGKPAKPAKPATPAAGGNNSGKKWCVAKPGATDQVLQSNIDYVCGTGVDCKSVQPGGACFDNNVRPRASYLMNTYYQANGLHDFNCDFSGSGQITTTDPSRGSCKYNA
- the LOC137719486 gene encoding glucan endo-1,3-beta-glucosidase-like isoform X2; the encoded protein is MKRKTTMATTKLLLSLLLLVQLAATAYSIGVNYGTLADNLPPPAQVANFLKTQTNIDAVKIFDANPDIIKAFANSNISLTITVPNSEIPSLTKLRTARLWIIDHVKPFYPASKIKYIGMGNEVLHWGDDALKSSLVPAMKTLNNALVLEGIKDVKVSTPHSLGIMLASEPPSMGRFRPEVIPILTQMLRFCSQTKSPFMVNPYPYFGWSPERENYALFGPNEGVHDKFTGKFYTNMFDGLLDAVYSAAKAIGFSDVNLIAAETGWPSACEFPVCSVQNAVDYNGNLIKHVESGKGTPLMPNRKFETYIFALFNENQKPGPAAEKNWGLFKPDMTPVYNAGVMRNQQVAAPKSGKQGKPAKPAKPATPAAGGNNSGKKWCVAKPGATDQVLQSNIDYVCGTGVDCKSVQPGGACFDNNVRPRASYLMNTYYQANGLHDFNCDFSGSGQITTTDPSRGSCKYNA